The following are encoded together in the Bradyrhizobium algeriense genome:
- a CDS encoding protein adenylyltransferase SelO: protein MTVHFPFQNTYSALPANFFARVAPTPVAAPRLIKLNRTLAVHLGLDPDVLDSPEGAEILAGKRLPDGADPIAMAYAGHQFGQFVPQLGDGRAILLGEVIDKDGVRRDIQLKGSGPTPFSRRGDGRAALGPVLREYIVSEAMFALGIPTTRSLAAVTSGESVMRETMLPGAVLTRVAASHIRVGTFQFFAARGDTDGVRQLADHVIARHYPDVAKAERPYHALLEGVVARQADLLARWLLVGFIHGVMNTDNTSISGETIDYGPCAFMDEYNPAQVFSSIDEMGRYAYANQPRIALWNLTRLAECLLTLFSDEQDKAIEQAQFILGEFADKFTAAYQAGLRRKIGLFTSRDGDEALVQDLLDAMAKNQADFTLTFRRLSDAAGDADNDSVRAQFTDPTAFDEWAARWRERLADEPQSAAERQAAMRAVNPAFIPRNHRVEAVIAAAVNNDYAPFEELLTVLSKPFEDQPTFAAYTEPPLPEQRVLQTFCGT, encoded by the coding sequence ATGACCGTCCATTTCCCGTTCCAAAACACCTATTCGGCGCTGCCGGCGAACTTTTTCGCCCGCGTGGCCCCGACGCCAGTCGCCGCCCCCCGGCTGATCAAGCTGAACCGGACCCTGGCCGTCCATCTCGGCCTCGATCCTGACGTGCTGGACAGCCCGGAAGGGGCCGAAATCCTCGCCGGAAAGCGCCTGCCCGACGGCGCCGACCCGATCGCGATGGCCTATGCCGGCCACCAGTTCGGCCAGTTCGTGCCCCAGCTCGGCGACGGCCGGGCCATCCTGCTCGGCGAAGTCATCGACAAGGACGGCGTCCGCCGCGACATCCAGCTCAAGGGAAGCGGTCCTACGCCATTCTCGCGCCGGGGCGACGGCCGCGCCGCGCTCGGCCCGGTCCTGCGCGAATACATCGTCAGCGAGGCGATGTTCGCCTTGGGCATCCCCACCACCCGCTCGCTCGCCGCCGTGACCTCGGGCGAGAGCGTGATGCGCGAGACCATGCTGCCCGGCGCGGTGCTGACCCGCGTGGCCGCAAGCCACATCCGCGTCGGCACCTTCCAGTTCTTCGCCGCGCGCGGCGACACCGATGGCGTGCGCCAGCTCGCCGACCATGTCATCGCGAGGCACTACCCCGACGTGGCAAAAGCCGAGCGGCCCTATCACGCGCTGCTCGAAGGCGTCGTAGCCCGCCAGGCCGATCTGCTCGCGCGGTGGCTTTTGGTCGGCTTCATCCACGGCGTCATGAACACCGACAACACGTCGATCTCGGGCGAGACCATCGACTACGGCCCCTGCGCGTTCATGGACGAATACAACCCGGCGCAGGTGTTCTCCTCGATCGACGAGATGGGCCGCTACGCCTACGCCAACCAGCCGCGCATCGCGCTGTGGAATTTGACGCGGCTCGCCGAGTGCCTGCTGACGCTGTTCTCCGACGAACAGGACAAGGCGATCGAACAAGCGCAGTTCATCCTCGGCGAATTCGCCGACAAGTTCACCGCCGCCTATCAGGCCGGACTGCGCAGAAAGATTGGCCTGTTCACGTCACGCGACGGCGACGAAGCGCTGGTGCAGGATCTGCTCGACGCGATGGCCAAGAACCAGGCCGACTTCACCCTCACCTTCCGCCGCCTGAGCGATGCCGCTGGAGACGCTGACAACGACAGCGTCAGGGCCCAGTTCACCGATCCCACAGCCTTCGACGAATGGGCGGCGCGATGGCGCGAGCGCCTCGCGGACGAGCCGCAATCCGCCGCCGAGCGGCAAGCCGCAATGCGCGCGGTCAATCCGGCCTTCATCCCCCGCAACCACCGCGTCGAAGCCGTGATCGCGGCGGCCGTGAACAACGACTACGCGCCGTTCGAGGAATTGCTGACGGTGCTGTCAAAGCCGTTCGAGGATCAGCCGACGTTCGCGGCCTATACAGAGCCGCCGCTGCCCGAGCAGCGCGTGCTGCAGACGTTCTGCGGGACGTGA